In Chanodichthys erythropterus isolate Z2021 chromosome 7, ASM2448905v1, whole genome shotgun sequence, a genomic segment contains:
- the zfpm1 gene encoding zinc finger protein ZFPM1 isoform X3 encodes MLSGRADDIKVLALRDLSGDTVWGPFSGSIQSGETTDGPANESPVMSLKCEEADCWLRRIPVTSSFTESNCTIYSQGGALFCKLTQELSSGDALLATLSCSTAEQSATTQTHGVQVKEEPAYPAALHSEIQLLPQQAGMAAILATAVVNKDIFPCKDCGIWYRSERNLQAHLMYYCASRQKQQTSASPPQDKPKDSYPNERLCPFPQCNKSCPSASSLEIHMRTHSGERPFVCLICLSAFTTKANCERHLKVHTDSQNGLCHGCGFISTTRDILYSHLVTSHMVCQPGSHSEVYSPKLPLAGGLSPGDSGIVLKCQVCGYSADTPALLQQHVHTHLEVRVPAERSPTPRQSSPTSSEHQDPQERELDASVPRPDSSSPGANGSSASQGCSPLNQLNIKEEPRSDYENDTKEEEQVGSPQGNAVEASSSQSTSPKSPTVVAVKTEPASPTPGSSPTHPETGGSVLSGGAMFLPQYMFNSEAAIMPQASEILAKMSEMVHSRLKQGQGPASGQQSFYPPGSPVSVQKGATCFECDITFNNINNFYVHKRLYCSSRHQQGEAAGLMKEGAVTAAAPPAAHAASPQARPVSRAASASPSYPDPATGGTASEPKLVEVKSEDPGMKDVTCSSSSEGEGPGGGQASEGSQSPSGSADDTDDDPTRTFCQACNIRFSRHDNYIVHKRFYCASRHDPSNQRPHSGKTAFLPQPIRTRKRKKMYEIHMAQTEALANATALPAAASLGVKQEGPSIPPLPQVSTPTQSSSPEGDGPIDLSKRPRLRESQSGSSIPALPLADYHKCTACSISFNSIENYLAHKTYYCPATTLQPHTMEQLNRLKRPASTSPKNRALDLHPEAKGLQTGKTAVVAHPSTLLGSETTPPHVQGAKTPSTSPVVCPYCPPNKLLTCDLMEHFKTTHGLVLTLQQHLETQSAGVSPSPSLSPREGAPLTPPKPSPRPRKDSVNGRSIKLEATSPSSPVLNGSPLEPQSVGSGSPKTVPPALSPTGVTVSPVPEALREVGQLGHTPLPALFPEKAVLAISHAHTTPSMPKTPLASPLQNGNTRYCRLCNIKFSSLSTFIAHKKYYCSSHSAEHVK; translated from the exons AGCCCTGTAATGTCTCTGAAGTGTGAGGAGGCAGACTGCTGGCTCAGAAGAATTCCTGTGACCTCAAGCTTCACCGAGTCAAACTGCACCATCTACAGTCAGG GAGGAGCGTTATTCTGTAAGCTGACACAGGAGCTGTCCAGTGGAGATGCACTTCTGGCAACGCTGTCCTGCTCCACAGCGGAACAATCGGCAACGACTCAGACCCACGGCGTGCAAGTGAAGGAGGAGCCTGCCTATCCCGCCGCTCTGCACTCTGAGATCCAGCTCCTCCCACAACAGGCTGGCATGGCTGCCATCTTAGCCACTGCTGTCGTTAATA aAGACATTTTTCCTTGCAAAGACTGTGGGATCTGGTACAGAAGTGAGAGGAATCTTCAGGCCCATCTTATGTACTACTGCGCAAGCCGACAGAAGCAGCAGACTTCTGCCTCTCCTCCACAGGACAAGCCTAAAGATTCCTACCCTAACGAGAGGTTGTGTCCCTTCCCGCAGTGCAACAAAAGCTGTCCCAGTGCCAGCTCTCTGGAGATCCACATGAGAACACACAGCG GAGAGCGTCCATTTGTGTGTTTGATTTGCCTGTCAGCATTCACTACTAAGGCAAACTGTGAGCGGCACTTGAAGGTTCACACAGACTCGCAGAATGGTTTGTGTCATGGCTGTGGTTTCATCTCCACAACGCGAGACATCCTGTACAGCCACCTGGTCACCAGTCACATGGTTTGCCAGCCTGGCTCTCACAGTGAGGTGTACTCTCCCAAACTACCACTGGCTGGAG GCTTGAGTCCAGGAGACTCTGGCATTGTTCTGAAATGTCAAGTGTGTGGCTACTCTGCTGACACACCTGCCCTACTCCAGCAGCATGTCCACACTCACCTGGAAGTGAGGGTTCCTGCAGAGAGGAGCCCCACGCCTCGCCAGAGCAGTCCTACTTCCTCTGAGCACCAAGACCCGCAAGAGAGGGAGCTTGATGCCTCCGTGCCCCGACCTGACTCTTCCAGCCCAGGAGCCAATGGTAGCTCTGCCTCTCAAGGCTGCAGCCCCCTCAACCAACTCAACATCAAAGAGGAGCCACGTTCAGACTATGAAAACGATACAAAGGAAGAAGAACAGGTGGGCAGTCCTCAAGGCAATGCTGTGGAGGCAAGCTCATCTCAGTCTACTTCACCTAAGAGTCCTACGGTGGTGGCGGTTAAGACTGAACCGGCCAGTCCCACCCCAGGTTCCAGTCCCACACACCCTGAAACAGGGGGTTCGGTTCTATCTGGAGGGGCGATGTTCTTACCGCAGTACATGTTCAATTCTGAGGCTGCCATAATGCCACAAGCGTCTGAGATTCTGGCTAAGATGTCTGAAATGGTACACAGTAGGCTTAAACAGGGACAAGGACCAGCATCTGGACAGCAGAGCTTCTATCCACCAGGCTCTCCTGTCAGCGTTCAAAAAGGAGCCACTTGCTTTGAATGTGACATCACCTTCAACAACATCAACAACTTCTACGTCCACAAGAGGCTTTACTGCTCTAGCAGGCATCAGCAAGGAGAGGCAGCAGGCTTGATGAAGGAAGGGGCGGTCACTGCAGCTGCTCCTCCTGCTGCCCATGCTGCTTCACCCCAGGCCAGACCGGTCAGTCGTGCGGCTTCGGCCTCTCCTAGCTACCCCGACCCTGCAACTGGAGGCACAGCCTCTGAGCCCAAGTTGGTGGAGGTGAAAAGTGAGGATCCAGGGATGAAAGATGTCACCTGTTCGTCGTCCTCGGAGGGAGAGGGACCAGGGGGTGGGCAGGCCAGCGAGGGTAGCCAAAGTCCTAGTGGCTCCGCTGATGACACAGATGACGATCCCACTCGCACCTTCTGCCAGGCCTGCAATATCCGCTTCAGTCGTCACGATAACTACATTGTCCACAAGCGATTCTACTGCGCCTCGAGACATGATCCCTCCAACCAGCGACCCCATTCTGGCAAGACCGCCTTCCTTCCCCAACCTATCCGCACACGCAAGCGCAAGAAGATGTATGAGATCCACATGGCTCAAACCGAGGCTTTGGCTAATGCCACTGCTTTGCCAGCAGCAGCAAGTCTGGGGGTGAaacaagagggcccttccaTTCCTCCATTGCCCCAAGTGTCCACCCCAACACAAAGCTCAAGTCCTGAGGGCGACGGACCCATCGACTTGAGTAAAAGACCCCGACTAAGGGAAAGCCAGAGTGGCAGCAGCATTCCCGCTCTGCCCCTTGCTGACTACCACAAGTGCACCGCCTGCAGCATTAGCTTCAACAGCATAGAGAATTACCTGGCCCACAAGACCTACTACTGTCCGGCAACTACCCTGCAACCGCACACTATGGAGCAGCTTAACCGGCTAAAGAGACCCGCTTCCACCTCACCGAAGAACCGAGCTTTGGACCTGCACCCTGAGGCCAAAGGGCTTCAGACAGGTAAAACTGCAGTGGTTGCGCATCCATCCACCTTGCTTGGCTCTGAAACTACCCCTCCACATGTGCAGGGAGCAAAGACCCCAAGCACCTCCCCAGTAGTGTGTCCCTACTGCCCTCCCAACAAACTGCTGACCTGTGATCTGATGGAGCATTTTAAAACGACTCATGGTCTGGTGCTCACACTACAGCAACATCTCGAGACTCAGTCTGCTGGAGTCAGTCCCAGTCCTAGCCTTAGCCCTCGGGAAGGAGCTCCTCTCACCCCTCCCAAACCAAGCCCTCGGCCCCGTAAGGACAGTGTGAATGGCCGGAGCATCAAGTTGGAAGCAACTTCTCCTTCCTCACCTGTACTTAATGGAAGTCCACTAGAACCCCAGTCTGTGGGGTCTGGTTCTCCAAAAACCGTACCCCCTGCCCTCTCCCCTACAGGAGTAACTGTGTCACCTGTGCCTGAAGCGCTAAGAGAAGTTGGGCAGCTAGGCCACACCCCATTACCCGCACTCTTCCCTGAAAAGGCGGTCCTTGCTATAAGCCATGCCCACACAACTCCATCCATGCCTAAAACACCCCTCGCCTCACCCCTGCAGAATGGGAACACACGCTACTGCCGGCTGTGTAACATCAAATTCAGCAGCCTTTCCACTTTcattgcacacaaaaaatacTACTGTTCCTCTCACAGTGCCGAACATGTCAAGTGA